A section of the Rhodothermus profundi genome encodes:
- a CDS encoding acyl-CoA dehydrogenase family protein — protein MSLLSRLKGISAQDRRMIEDIEAMLGPEPDEMGFMKNLFWGRFREDLVFPYPEESKEEREKCDALLAELEAYLKNEHPAILIDQEQYIPDWVLERLFEMGVMGLTIPEEYGGLGLGVTSYNRVLELIGRYCASTAVVVSAHQSIGCKAIMLFGTEEQKRKYLPIVAREKLAAFCLSEPNVGSDAAGQQTRCELSEDGQYYILNGEKKWSTSGALAGVLTVMAKQRLQNPKTGKWEDRVTALIVTPDMEGVDVFEKNRSKAGIRGTWQARIRFTNVKVPRENLLHKEGKGLNVALTCLNYGRCTLSAGVLGGATWALEQSTKWAQTRYQFGRPIADFEAIQQKIAKMAALTYGMRAMLYMVTGMLDRHDQDVMLETAAAKVFCSEMGWEVIDEALQIMGGEGYMTENEMERVWRDNRIHRIVEGANEVMQSFIFGYGGKQLAEQMLAIKQALGWDADQSPVENLQRIVRNALNPTLLRRALPLAAELFLGIRPQAPRIRNIHPQLWPWADRLARLVQQHAHYFKLVSKWEGDAIVTRQAQQARLADNAMYLFALSAALSDMDRQLRKGASGVAFERDWAAFEHLFDLLEIRIQQNLGLLRRNGDASMRRAAQAMLRYVDTLPNRDYYIHEASPVAKGTGKPVQKEHIKQFPGDRYVTTGGNGAAAESSAARSEA, from the coding sequence ATGTCGTTACTGAGTCGTCTGAAGGGCATCTCGGCGCAAGACCGCCGAATGATCGAAGATATTGAGGCCATGCTGGGGCCGGAGCCCGACGAGATGGGCTTCATGAAAAATCTGTTCTGGGGCCGCTTCCGAGAGGATCTGGTCTTTCCCTATCCTGAAGAGTCCAAAGAAGAGCGGGAGAAGTGTGATGCCTTGCTGGCCGAACTGGAAGCGTATCTCAAAAATGAGCACCCGGCCATCCTGATTGATCAGGAGCAGTACATTCCAGACTGGGTGCTGGAGCGGCTGTTCGAAATGGGGGTGATGGGCCTGACGATTCCAGAGGAATATGGTGGATTGGGGCTGGGAGTAACCAGCTACAACCGGGTGCTGGAGCTGATCGGTCGCTACTGCGCTTCGACCGCCGTGGTCGTCTCGGCGCATCAGTCGATCGGCTGCAAGGCCATTATGCTATTCGGGACCGAAGAGCAGAAGCGGAAATATCTCCCCATTGTCGCGCGGGAGAAACTGGCGGCCTTCTGCCTGTCGGAGCCCAATGTCGGATCAGATGCGGCCGGCCAGCAAACCCGCTGTGAGTTGAGCGAAGACGGCCAGTATTACATCCTGAATGGCGAAAAGAAATGGTCCACGTCGGGGGCCCTGGCCGGTGTGCTGACAGTGATGGCCAAGCAGCGCCTGCAGAACCCCAAGACGGGTAAGTGGGAAGACCGCGTGACGGCTCTGATCGTCACGCCCGACATGGAAGGCGTGGATGTCTTTGAGAAAAACCGCAGCAAGGCGGGTATCCGGGGGACCTGGCAGGCGCGCATCCGCTTTACGAATGTCAAGGTACCTCGTGAAAACCTGCTGCACAAAGAAGGCAAAGGCCTGAACGTGGCGCTGACGTGCCTGAACTATGGCCGCTGCACGCTGTCGGCCGGAGTGCTGGGCGGCGCCACCTGGGCGTTGGAGCAGAGCACAAAGTGGGCCCAGACGCGCTACCAGTTTGGCCGTCCTATTGCCGACTTTGAGGCGATCCAGCAGAAAATCGCCAAGATGGCGGCGCTTACCTACGGCATGCGGGCCATGCTCTACATGGTTACCGGCATGCTGGATCGCCACGACCAGGACGTGATGCTGGAGACGGCCGCCGCTAAGGTCTTCTGCTCGGAAATGGGCTGGGAGGTGATTGACGAAGCGCTCCAGATCATGGGAGGCGAAGGCTACATGACCGAAAACGAGATGGAGCGCGTCTGGCGCGACAACCGCATCCACCGCATCGTGGAGGGGGCTAACGAGGTAATGCAGTCGTTCATTTTCGGCTACGGCGGCAAGCAACTTGCCGAGCAGATGCTGGCCATTAAACAGGCGCTGGGATGGGACGCTGACCAGTCGCCTGTCGAAAACCTGCAACGCATTGTCCGCAATGCGTTGAATCCCACGTTGCTACGCCGAGCCTTACCTCTGGCAGCTGAACTGTTCCTGGGCATTCGTCCCCAGGCTCCGCGTATTCGCAACATTCATCCGCAGTTGTGGCCCTGGGCCGACCGCCTGGCGCGTCTGGTTCAGCAACACGCTCACTACTTCAAACTGGTGAGCAAGTGGGAAGGCGATGCTATCGTAACCCGGCAGGCGCAGCAGGCCCGCCTGGCGGACAACGCTATGTATCTGTTCGCATTGAGCGCGGCGCTTTCGGACATGGATCGCCAGCTTCGCAAAGGAGCTTCTGGCGTGGCTTTTGAACGGGACTGGGCCGCTTTCGAACACTTGTTCGATCTGCTGGAAATCCGCATCCAGCAAAACCTGGGGCTGCTGCGCCGTAATGGAGATGCCAGCATGCGTCGGGCTGCCCAGGCTATGCTGCGCTACGTGGACACGCTGCCTAACCGCGACTACTACATCCATGAAGCGTCGCCCGTGGCCAAAGGAACGGGCAAGCCCGTGCAAAAGGAGCATATCAAGCAGTTTCCAGGCGACCGCTACGTAACGACCGGAGGGAATGGAGCCGCTGCGGAATCATCTGCCGCGCGCTCAGAAGCGTAA
- a CDS encoding DUF2851 family protein — MRRRPPEALLHDLWAQGLLVGKQLRTVTGETVQIFHPGQANAEAGPDFVNACLLIDGTRWYGTVEVHSYSSDWTAHGHHQDPRYNSVILHVVLESDSATGRLQRADGSRLPELILAPYLPQSLRTLLYTFYRRPRLPLPCALQWEAVPASLRTSWVDALSQERLRQRARRIRARLAETAPDQLLYELLLTALGYAPNADPMRLLAQRLPLATVRTLPTLEDIEAALLGTAGLLETLQPGSLFTAAQCDALRNRFAKLQPQLRVPPLPALLWQRGKLRPANQPERRLVQAATWLAPAGWLRQHPIKQLQEALRHARPLTALRHLLCPDNARAPLGRQRTNVLLMNAIFPFMLALDLSDASQLHALLHLLPAERDQITRRFAQLGYVPPDAFYSQGLHQLYRAYCQPFRCLKCAIGRYLMGFTS, encoded by the coding sequence ATGCGCAGGCGTCCTCCGGAAGCCTTGCTGCACGACCTGTGGGCCCAGGGCTTACTGGTCGGAAAACAGCTCCGAACGGTAACCGGTGAAACCGTTCAGATTTTTCATCCCGGTCAGGCTAATGCCGAAGCAGGCCCTGACTTTGTCAATGCCTGTCTCTTGATCGATGGTACGCGGTGGTACGGCACCGTTGAAGTGCATAGTTATTCCTCCGATTGGACCGCCCATGGTCACCATCAAGACCCGCGCTACAATAGCGTCATCCTGCACGTTGTGCTCGAATCGGATAGCGCCACGGGTCGGCTCCAGCGAGCAGACGGAAGCCGGCTTCCTGAACTGATACTGGCGCCTTACCTGCCTCAATCCTTACGAACCTTGCTCTACACCTTTTACCGCCGCCCTCGCCTGCCCCTTCCCTGCGCTCTCCAATGGGAAGCAGTGCCAGCGTCTCTGCGCACTTCCTGGGTGGACGCATTGAGCCAGGAACGCCTGCGACAGCGCGCCCGGCGCATCCGGGCTCGTCTGGCCGAAACCGCACCGGACCAGCTTCTCTACGAGCTGTTGCTAACGGCTCTGGGCTATGCGCCGAATGCTGACCCGATGCGGTTGCTGGCGCAGCGTCTTCCGCTTGCCACCGTTCGGACGTTGCCAACCCTTGAAGACATCGAAGCGGCTCTGCTGGGCACAGCTGGCTTGCTGGAAACGCTTCAGCCTGGCTCCCTGTTTACGGCAGCGCAATGCGATGCGCTACGCAACCGTTTTGCGAAGCTACAACCACAGCTTCGCGTACCCCCTCTTCCTGCACTACTCTGGCAACGCGGCAAGCTGCGTCCCGCCAACCAGCCCGAACGTCGCCTGGTGCAGGCCGCTACCTGGCTGGCGCCTGCCGGATGGCTTCGCCAGCATCCCATAAAACAGCTCCAGGAAGCATTGCGACATGCTCGGCCCCTGACCGCTCTGCGCCATCTGCTTTGCCCGGACAATGCCCGCGCTCCACTGGGCCGGCAGCGCACCAACGTTCTTTTGATGAATGCGATCTTTCCATTTATGCTGGCCCTTGATCTCTCGGATGCTTCCCAGCTTCACGCCCTGCTGCACCTCCTACCGGCCGAGCGTGACCAGATTACCCGGCGATTTGCGCAACTGGGGTATGTCCCTCCTGACGCCTTTTATTCACAAGGACTTCATCAACTCTATCGAGCCTACTGTCAACCCTTTCGCTGTTTGAAGTGCGCTATAGGTCGATATTTAATGGGTTTTACGTCTTGA
- the pyrF gene encoding orotidine-5'-phosphate decarboxylase produces the protein MTFTDRLRALQRRKQTVLCVGLDPDPARLPRPLRRESNLITAVRKFLQHIIDATSHVACAYKFNLAFFEALGRDGWSVLEATLQYMPDGVMTIADGKRGDIGSSARFYARAVFELLPFDACTVSPYMGRDAVAPFLAYENRAVFVLTRTSNPGARDFQERRCDNEPLYLTVARAVARWDQELPGTAGLVVGATDPYALAAVHLACPGLPLLIPGVGAQGGAIPPILQVARRNPVLVNSSRQILYASDQDDFMEAAARAAETLRAQLTAACPI, from the coding sequence ATGACGTTTACCGATCGACTACGCGCGCTACAACGTCGCAAACAGACGGTTCTGTGCGTTGGGTTGGATCCAGATCCGGCCCGGTTGCCTCGGCCCCTTCGGCGCGAGTCGAATCTGATCACCGCCGTTCGCAAGTTTCTTCAACACATCATTGATGCCACCAGTCATGTAGCGTGCGCTTACAAGTTCAACCTGGCCTTTTTCGAGGCATTGGGCCGTGATGGCTGGTCGGTATTAGAAGCCACGTTACAGTACATGCCGGACGGCGTCATGACCATAGCGGACGGAAAACGCGGCGATATTGGCTCGTCCGCTCGCTTCTATGCACGCGCTGTCTTTGAGCTATTGCCATTTGACGCGTGCACCGTCTCTCCCTACATGGGGCGTGACGCCGTTGCCCCTTTCCTGGCGTACGAAAATCGGGCGGTGTTTGTACTCACGCGCACCTCAAACCCGGGCGCCCGTGACTTTCAGGAACGGCGCTGCGACAACGAGCCCCTGTACCTGACTGTTGCGCGCGCTGTTGCCCGCTGGGATCAGGAATTGCCGGGAACAGCTGGACTGGTGGTGGGCGCCACCGATCCCTATGCGCTTGCCGCCGTACACCTGGCCTGCCCGGGATTGCCCCTGCTTATCCCTGGTGTTGGGGCCCAGGGAGGAGCTATTCCCCCTATTCTGCAAGTGGCGCGGCGCAACCCTGTGCTGGTTAATAGCAGTCGTCAGATTCTCTACGCTTCCGATCAAGACGACTTCATGGAAGCAGCCGCCCGAGCAGCCGAAACGCTACGTGCCCAACTGACAGCAGCCTGTCCTATCTGA
- a CDS encoding HDOD domain-containing protein → MLNSMTPSGRSVPATKFQADLNVRFPPLPRTASEVARLLSDDSTEPNLEQLIEIVHADPIVTQLVLRRINSAYYGLRRRITEIQKAIALLGFLEVSNIVLTAAMLQLREAVSNPEQEHIFDNLMRLSVGSAIYAQRLSQWLQLPYARRVFTAALLHASGRLILLYNRPDDYEALWYTNEEGALPSADAERTIFGVSYLELNEQAANAWNLPEELGLMLSKLESPKELPTPELKTQAALVATGSAVAEQLHLTHHDTVFLPEQARLLLGYTLTEAQLIERLEAERSETERYLQMLLKGNGNGNGNGNAEA, encoded by the coding sequence ATGCTAAATTCCATGACACCGTCGGGGCGGTCAGTTCCCGCTACCAAGTTTCAGGCGGACCTTAACGTTCGCTTTCCTCCATTACCCCGCACGGCCAGCGAGGTGGCACGGCTCCTCAGCGATGATTCGACCGAACCGAATCTGGAGCAATTAATCGAAATTGTTCATGCCGACCCTATTGTAACGCAACTGGTGCTGCGACGCATTAATTCGGCTTATTACGGTTTGCGACGGCGCATCACCGAAATTCAAAAAGCAATAGCTCTACTGGGCTTCCTGGAGGTCAGCAACATTGTACTGACCGCAGCCATGTTGCAGCTTCGAGAGGCGGTCTCTAATCCCGAACAGGAGCACATCTTTGACAACCTGATGCGGCTCAGTGTTGGCAGTGCCATCTATGCCCAACGCCTGTCGCAGTGGCTGCAATTGCCCTACGCGCGTCGCGTCTTTACCGCCGCCTTGCTTCATGCCAGCGGTCGCCTGATCCTGCTGTACAACCGGCCGGATGATTACGAAGCGCTCTGGTATACAAACGAAGAAGGAGCCCTTCCTTCGGCCGATGCCGAGCGCACAATTTTTGGCGTTAGCTACCTTGAGCTCAATGAGCAGGCTGCCAACGCATGGAATCTGCCGGAAGAGCTGGGACTCATGCTGAGCAAACTAGAGTCCCCCAAGGAGCTACCTACCCCTGAATTGAAAACGCAAGCGGCGCTCGTAGCCACCGGCAGTGCTGTGGCCGAGCAACTGCATCTGACCCACCATGACACCGTTTTCCTTCCGGAGCAGGCGCGCCTGTTGCTGGGCTACACGCTTACCGAAGCTCAGCTTATTGAACGACTCGAAGCAGAGCGCAGCGAGACAGAGCGATACCTGCAAATGCTTCTGAAGGGAAATGGGAACGGGAATGGGAATGGAAACGCGGAAGCTTAG
- a CDS encoding DsbA family protein, with amino-acid sequence MTTERLQLLFSGILAGCALIVTTAVLYRLVAPGASSPTTGPPFPEHWQELPALPDTLWQVLQQGGHPVGAVSPRATLVAFFDYGCSGCRQIHPTLEALVRTYPTLQLRYRHYPFVTSYSSGAARIALCAAQQGWFETMHRRLLEAQRLDLESLLYDRPARDRKAMERCLYGWETPIDTLLTRDISLARRVGVTGTPTFFLNGRRVPVGVSADRLRRYVQQALQHTPPTP; translated from the coding sequence ATGACAACCGAACGCCTCCAACTCCTCTTCTCCGGCATTCTCGCCGGATGCGCCCTGATCGTTACCACCGCTGTTCTCTATCGGCTCGTAGCTCCGGGCGCCTCTTCTCCGACGACCGGGCCGCCTTTCCCCGAACACTGGCAGGAGCTGCCCGCCCTGCCCGACACGCTCTGGCAGGTCCTCCAGCAGGGTGGTCATCCGGTCGGTGCAGTCTCCCCCCGAGCTACTCTTGTCGCCTTCTTCGATTACGGGTGCTCCGGCTGCCGCCAGATTCATCCCACCCTGGAAGCCCTGGTACGCACATACCCAACGCTACAGCTGCGCTATCGGCACTATCCTTTTGTCACCTCCTATTCATCGGGGGCGGCCCGCATCGCGCTCTGTGCGGCGCAGCAAGGCTGGTTCGAAACGATGCACCGACGGTTGCTGGAAGCGCAGCGGCTGGACCTCGAAAGCCTGCTCTACGATCGGCCAGCGCGGGATCGGAAGGCGATGGAGCGATGTCTGTACGGGTGGGAGACGCCCATCGACACGCTGCTGACGCGCGACATATCGCTGGCGCGACGGGTAGGAGTGACAGGCACGCCCACATTCTTTCTGAACGGTCGGCGGGTGCCCGTAGGGGTTTCGGCGGACCGGTTGCGCCGGTACGTGCAACAGGCACTTCAACACACACCTCCCACGCCATAG
- a CDS encoding TonB-dependent receptor, protein MLSWKRFWVLGWVLGRVATAQPETDTIRTYVLDPVVITLEQEQEASAQMSSVHHVSLAELAVEDAVSISEIANLLPGVSIQTNSRGETLLYPRGSGERQVAIFLDGALLTVPWDYRYDLDLIPTAALGGVTLIPGNASVLYGTNAAAGVLSLRSRLLAHPGRLTEVSMWGGAPAAMQASVVHLGHTGRLAYTVGVGYAYRRALALPDVDLPYSQPDPELRTNTDRRLFHVLSRLQAGRAGRRIGVTLFHMQGAQGVAPEGHLNPLVASVRYWRYPLQQHTLLIVSGEQATRIGLLEGAFWGSLFRQHIDQYRDVQYTVREAREEDANWTVGSRLVWRRRLDAGQWRLALNWVGSRHGQRIDSYAEADIPPRTTYYQQHLLSIGTELVQTLGSQTQGMVGISYDAMWTPETGDKPARDPMSAWSLGIGLHHRWKEGVEGFLAASRKVRFPTMRELFSEALGRFLVNPTLRPETIWIAEAGFRLFPAWGYAEIVGYINRTFDTIDQRTVVVDGKRKRQRVNLNGSRVYGIEARIGWAFLRTWQLEGHVAGLRSRALLPGADRPLTEKPAWLATLTLRRMPGLGLAPLVQLHYRGQAWALDETNQLQELPDAWLLHVRLAYRLPIASGQVEGFVRVNNVTNTATWLQLGLPGPGRELRLGVHVWF, encoded by the coding sequence ATGCTTTCCTGGAAGCGGTTCTGGGTGCTGGGTTGGGTCCTGGGTCGTGTGGCGACGGCGCAGCCGGAAACGGATACCATCCGAACCTATGTGCTGGATCCAGTGGTCATCACGCTGGAACAGGAGCAGGAGGCGTCGGCCCAGATGTCTTCGGTGCACCACGTCTCCCTGGCGGAGCTAGCCGTGGAAGATGCTGTTAGCATCTCGGAGATTGCTAACCTGCTGCCCGGGGTGTCGATTCAAACAAATTCCCGGGGGGAAACCCTGTTGTATCCGCGAGGGAGTGGGGAGCGACAGGTAGCGATTTTCCTGGATGGCGCGCTGCTTACAGTTCCCTGGGACTACCGGTACGATCTGGATCTAATTCCTACCGCCGCCCTGGGAGGTGTTACGCTCATTCCAGGCAATGCTTCGGTGCTGTATGGTACCAATGCGGCAGCCGGAGTGTTGAGCCTGCGTTCGCGCTTGCTTGCTCATCCGGGGCGGTTGACCGAGGTCAGCATGTGGGGCGGTGCGCCGGCCGCGATGCAAGCAAGTGTGGTGCATCTGGGGCATACAGGCCGGCTTGCCTATACCGTAGGGGTAGGGTACGCGTATCGCAGGGCCCTGGCACTTCCCGATGTAGATTTGCCCTATAGTCAGCCCGATCCGGAGCTGCGCACCAACACGGACCGACGTCTCTTCCACGTGCTGTCCCGGCTGCAGGCCGGGCGTGCCGGCCGGCGAATCGGCGTCACGCTTTTTCACATGCAGGGAGCGCAGGGCGTCGCTCCGGAAGGCCATCTTAATCCTCTGGTGGCGTCGGTGCGTTACTGGCGCTACCCCTTACAGCAACATACGCTCCTGATTGTAAGTGGAGAGCAGGCAACGCGCATCGGACTGCTGGAAGGCGCCTTCTGGGGCAGTCTGTTTCGACAGCATATTGATCAGTATCGGGATGTGCAGTATACCGTTCGGGAAGCCCGAGAGGAGGACGCAAACTGGACAGTAGGGAGCCGATTGGTCTGGCGCCGTCGCCTGGATGCCGGTCAATGGCGGCTGGCGCTTAACTGGGTAGGCAGTCGGCATGGGCAGCGAATCGACTCCTATGCAGAAGCCGACATTCCTCCGAGGACAACCTACTATCAGCAGCATCTGTTGAGTATAGGTACAGAGCTGGTGCAGACCCTGGGCTCGCAGACGCAGGGCATGGTAGGCATCAGCTACGATGCGATGTGGACGCCAGAGACCGGGGATAAGCCGGCACGCGATCCGATGAGCGCCTGGAGCCTGGGGATAGGCCTGCACCATCGTTGGAAAGAAGGCGTGGAAGGATTCCTAGCCGCTTCGCGCAAGGTGCGGTTCCCTACTATGCGGGAGTTGTTCAGTGAGGCGCTGGGACGCTTCCTGGTGAATCCCACCCTCCGTCCCGAAACCATCTGGATCGCAGAAGCAGGATTCCGACTCTTTCCAGCCTGGGGATATGCAGAAATCGTGGGGTATATTAACCGAACATTTGATACCATCGACCAGCGCACGGTTGTCGTCGATGGGAAACGCAAACGCCAGCGCGTTAACCTGAACGGAAGTCGCGTCTATGGTATTGAGGCGCGGATAGGATGGGCCTTTCTCAGGACCTGGCAACTGGAAGGCCATGTGGCCGGCCTGCGAAGCCGAGCGTTGCTGCCAGGGGCTGATAGACCCCTGACTGAAAAGCCTGCCTGGCTGGCAACGCTAACGCTGCGACGCATGCCTGGATTGGGGCTGGCGCCGCTTGTGCAACTGCATTATCGGGGACAGGCCTGGGCGCTGGATGAAACGAATCAACTGCAGGAATTACCTGATGCCTGGCTGCTCCATGTGCGTCTGGCTTATCGGCTGCCCATTGCATCAGGCCAGGTGGAAGGGTTTGTGCGGGTCAACAATGTAACCAATACCGCTACATGGTTGCAGCTCGGACTACCCGGCCCCGGTCGTGAATTGCGATTGGGCGTGCACGTATGGTTCTAA
- the argB gene encoding acetylglutamate kinase, which produces MTNHPIVVKIGGALLEASESLEAFWKGVVGLRQQAPVVVVHGGGPQATALAQRLGHQPRIVQGRRVTTALDLQILQWALRGELNLRLVATALQYGLPAVGLSAADGGTLRVRRRPPWTIEGETVDFGWVGDVSRVEPALLQHLLAGGYVPVVAPLGIDDEGLLYNVNADTVACALAAALQAHTFLLVTETGGVRRRPDDPTSLLHHCDRLTFEAGLREGWIRGGMQVKLEVAFQALAQHIPEVYILAPDDLLTRRQATRVTP; this is translated from the coding sequence ATGACCAACCATCCGATTGTTGTCAAGATCGGCGGGGCCTTACTGGAAGCCTCCGAATCCCTTGAGGCTTTCTGGAAGGGTGTGGTCGGCCTGCGCCAACAGGCTCCTGTCGTCGTGGTGCACGGTGGCGGTCCTCAGGCTACTGCGCTGGCCCAACGCCTGGGCCATCAGCCGCGCATCGTTCAGGGACGTCGCGTTACAACTGCCCTGGACCTGCAGATCCTGCAATGGGCCCTTCGGGGTGAACTGAACCTGCGCCTGGTGGCCACAGCATTGCAGTATGGCCTGCCCGCTGTTGGTCTCTCAGCGGCTGACGGCGGCACGCTGCGCGTCCGGCGCCGCCCTCCCTGGACCATCGAAGGGGAAACGGTAGATTTTGGGTGGGTCGGCGATGTGTCGCGCGTTGAGCCCGCGCTATTGCAGCACCTGCTGGCGGGAGGCTATGTGCCGGTCGTAGCCCCCCTCGGCATAGACGACGAAGGCCTGCTTTACAACGTGAACGCCGACACCGTGGCCTGCGCCCTGGCCGCCGCGTTGCAGGCCCACACCTTCCTGCTCGTTACAGAAACGGGTGGCGTGCGGCGCAGGCCAGACGATCCCACCAGCCTGCTGCACCATTGCGACCGGCTTACTTTCGAGGCAGGGCTTCGTGAAGGATGGATTCGGGGCGGCATGCAGGTCAAATTAGAAGTTGCCTTTCAAGCGCTGGCACAACACATTCCAGAAGTGTACATCCTGGCTCCTGACGACCTGCTCACGCGCCGCCAGGCTACCCGCGTAACGCCATAG
- a CDS encoding SLC13 family permease produces MTRRQQWGFWLGPLVFLGFVLLPRPEGLSQAAWYAAAVSLWMAIWWITEAIPIPATALLPIVLFPLLGVRSVGDATAPYAHPIIFLFMGGFLLAQAMQRWRLHRRLALHIIRRVGTRPARLILGFLLAGAFLSLWVSNTATALMMLPIGLSVLELLEERVAETPALHAFKAALVLSIAYGCNIGGMGTLIGTPPNALLAGFLSETYGYGLSFAGWLPLGIPVVALGLLLTYLFLVYGLFPAGRQLQVEAAELIQAELEALGPVHPAERRIAWIFAGTALLWIARPVLSRWIPGLSDAGIAMGAALVLFLLPAEPGRRLLDWESARHLPWGLLLLFGGGLSMAGAITGTGLAHWIGEQVRVLAGWPPWVIVLLATGTIVFLTEITSNTAVTAAFLPVLASAAVGLGQNPLLLAVPATLGASCAFMLPVATPPNAVVYSTGRVSMLEMARAGFWLNLLFIGLLTLLAFTLLPRVLDVQPGVVPPWVHP; encoded by the coding sequence ATGACGCGTCGGCAGCAATGGGGATTCTGGTTGGGGCCGCTGGTTTTTTTAGGATTTGTGTTGTTGCCCCGACCGGAGGGCCTTTCGCAGGCAGCCTGGTATGCCGCGGCCGTCAGTCTCTGGATGGCTATCTGGTGGATCACCGAGGCGATTCCAATACCGGCTACAGCACTGCTGCCCATTGTGCTCTTTCCGTTACTGGGCGTTCGCTCGGTCGGGGACGCCACAGCGCCGTATGCACATCCTATCATCTTTCTGTTCATGGGCGGTTTTTTGCTGGCGCAGGCGATGCAGCGCTGGCGGCTACACCGACGACTGGCGCTGCATATCATTCGGCGGGTAGGTACCCGGCCGGCTCGGCTGATTCTGGGCTTTCTGCTGGCAGGGGCATTTTTGAGCCTCTGGGTCAGCAACACGGCCACCGCGCTGATGATGTTACCGATCGGGCTGTCGGTGCTGGAGCTGCTGGAAGAGCGTGTGGCCGAAACGCCTGCGCTGCACGCCTTCAAGGCAGCGTTGGTGCTTAGCATTGCCTATGGCTGTAACATCGGCGGCATGGGGACGCTGATCGGCACGCCACCCAATGCGCTGCTAGCCGGTTTTCTGAGCGAAACGTACGGCTATGGACTGAGCTTTGCTGGCTGGTTACCGTTAGGTATTCCTGTAGTAGCCCTGGGATTGCTGCTGACGTATCTGTTTTTGGTTTATGGGCTATTCCCGGCAGGACGACAGTTGCAAGTAGAAGCAGCAGAACTGATTCAGGCGGAACTGGAAGCTCTTGGGCCTGTCCATCCGGCCGAGCGGCGCATTGCCTGGATTTTTGCAGGGACAGCCCTGCTATGGATTGCGCGTCCTGTGCTAAGTCGTTGGATCCCTGGTCTTTCGGATGCCGGTATCGCTATGGGGGCAGCTCTGGTGCTGTTTTTACTTCCGGCGGAGCCAGGCCGTCGGTTGCTCGACTGGGAGTCGGCGCGGCATCTGCCCTGGGGACTCTTACTGCTTTTTGGCGGCGGCCTCAGCATGGCTGGTGCCATCACCGGTACCGGCCTGGCTCACTGGATTGGCGAGCAGGTCAGGGTGCTGGCCGGGTGGCCGCCTTGGGTAATCGTGTTGCTGGCAACAGGAACGATCGTTTTTTTGACCGAGATTACCAGCAACACGGCCGTTACGGCTGCTTTTCTACCTGTGCTGGCCTCGGCAGCCGTGGGATTGGGGCAGAACCCGTTGCTGCTGGCCGTGCCGGCTACGCTGGGCGCTAGCTGCGCCTTTATGTTGCCGGTGGCCACGCCCCCCAATGCCGTGGTGTACAGCACCGGACGCGTGTCGATGCTTGAGATGGCACGGGCCGGCTTCTGGCTAAACCTGTTGTTTATTGGGCTGTTGACGCTATTGGCCTTCACGTTGCTTCCCCGGGTGCTGGACGTGCAGCCTGGGGTGGTGCCTCCCTGGGTCCATCCCTGA